In Cygnus atratus isolate AKBS03 ecotype Queensland, Australia chromosome 5, CAtr_DNAZoo_HiC_assembly, whole genome shotgun sequence, a single window of DNA contains:
- the GNPNAT1 gene encoding glucosamine 6-phosphate N-acetyltransferase, which produces MMPVATVMPDDTPMFDPSILHELDWSENTTTFSPAISPLEPGDGLVMRPLCTADVNRGFFKVLGQLTETGVVSPEQFIKTFEHMKRSGDYYVTVVEDTNLGQIVATATLVIEHKFTHSCAKRGRIEDVVVSGECRGKQLGKLLTSTLTLLSKRLNCYKITLECLPKNVAFYKKFGYSVSEENYMFQRFFN; this is translated from the exons ATGATGCCTGTTGCAACCGTGATGCCTGATGACACGCCGATGTTTGACCCGAGTATTCTTCATGAGCTCGACTGGAGCGAGAACACGACGACGTTTTCTCCTGCTATTTCTCCGTTGGAGCCAGGAGATGGCCTAGTAATGAGACCACTTTGCACGGCTGATGTAAATCGAG GCTTTTTCAAGGTTCTGGGTCAGCTGACTGAAACAGGAGTTGTGAGCCCGGAGCAGTTTATCA AAACCTTTGAGCACATGAAGAGATCTGGAGATTACTACGTTACTGTCGTGGAAGATACGAATCTCGGGCAGATTGTTGCTACAGCAACGCTGGTTATAGAACATAAGTTCACTCACTCCTGTGCAAAG AGAGGAAGGATAGAAGACGTAGTAGTAAGCGGGgagtgcagaggaaagcagctcGGTAAGCT ATTAACGTCCACTCTTACACTACTAAGTAAGAGACTGAACTGTTACAAAATCACGCTCGAGTGTCTGCCAAAAAATGTGGCTTTCTATAAGAAGTTTGGCTACTCGGTATCTGAAGAAAACTACATGTTTCAACGGTTCTTTAATTAA